In Nocardioides sp. W7, the genomic stretch CCACACTAGCCACATGCCCAGCGCCGTCCCGTCGCCCATCGTGGCGGTGGTCGGGGCCACCGCGTCGGGCAAGACCGCGCTCTCGCTCGACCTCGCCGAGCGACTGGGCGGCGAGGTCGTCAACACCGACGCGATGCAGGTCTACCGCGGCATGGACATCGGTACGGCGAAGCTGCCGCCCGCCGAGCGGCGCGGCATCCCGCACCACCTGCTCGACACCCACTCGATCCGCGATCCGGCGACGGTCGCGGCGTACCAGGAGTGGGCCCGGGCGGCCGTCGTGGAGCTGCGCGGGCGCGGGGCGACCCCGGTGCTGGTCGGCGGCTCGGCGCTGTACACCCGCGCGATCCTGGACCGCTTCGAGTTCCCCGGCACCGACGAGACGGTGCGGGCCCGGCTGGAGGCGGAGCTGGCCGAGCTCGGCTCCGGTGCCCTGCACGCGCGGCTGCGCGAGGCCGACCCCGAGGCGGCCGAGCGGATCCTGGTCGAGAACGGTCGCCGGATCGTCCGCGCCCTCGAGGTCATCGAGCTGACCGGGCGGCCGTACTCCGCCTCCCTCCCCGTCCTGGAGTACGACGACCCGCGCACCGTCCAGGTCGGCGTCGACATCGACCGGCCCACGCTCGACGCCCGGATCGAGCAACGGGTCGAGGCGATGTTCGCCGGCGGGTTCGTCGCGGAGGTCGAGCGGCTGCTGGACGAGGGGCTCGCCGAGGGGCGGACCGCGTCGCGGGCGATCGGCTACCGCGAGGTGGTCGCCCTGCTGCGCGGAGAGCTGACCGAGGCCGAGGCCCGGGCGCGGACCGCCGCCGCCACCCGCCGCTTCGCGCGCCGCCAGGACGGGTGGTTCCGCAAGGACCCGCGCATCGTCTGGGTCTCCTTCGACGACCCGGACCGGGTCGAGAAGGCGCTGGCCGCGGTCGCGGCGCTCTGAGAGCTCGCTGTCTCAGCGGTCCAGCCAGGCGAACCCGAGGCCGTACCCCTCGTCGCTGCGGATGACCGTCGAGCACTCCGACTCGAGGATCGTGACCGCACGGCGGGTGCCGGTTCGGTCTTCGACCACGGCGGTGTGGGTCGGCTCGGGACCGGGCTCGCAGTCGACCGTGCCGCCTGCGATCGCGTGCAGCCCGATGCGGACCCGCTCGGCCTCCTCGCCGGTCAGCACCCGAACCTCTGGCTCGTCGTCCTCGGTCCCGAACGGCCAGGTGCAGACGATTCCGCGCACCGCCGGCAGCGGCATGATCATCGGTCTGCGCTGACCGAGGACGTAGCCGGTGTCCAGCGATGCCGACGCCCCGTCGAGGTCGACGCTGTCGGGCTCTCGTGGGTCCTCCGGACAGACGAGCGGTACGCCGCTCGGGGCGTCCACGGACTCGTCGGCGTACTGGCGCCCGAACGCCGTCATCACCGCGCCGTACACGCCGAGCGTCTCGGGGCCGCCGACCAGCGCACCGTCGCCAGCGAGCTGCCCGGCGCAGGCGGGGTCGGTGTGCCCGCCGACGGTGGCGACCCGGCCGTCGGCGTAGCCGAGCTGGACGCGGTAGGTCCGGCCCATCGACCCGTCGCACCTCGCCACCGCCGGGTTGGCGGGCGCGGACAGGTGGTGGAGGCCGGCGAGGAGGTCGAGGTGCGTGACCAGCGCGTCGGACGGCACCTCGGCGAGTGCCGTGCGCCCTTCGGGTCCGGGACAGAACCTGGCCCAGACCGGTGTCCCCTCGATGCTGTCCCGCGTGGCCTCGGCGCTCCCGAGGCACGCCTCGGGAGCGGACCCGCTGGCCGGACCGGTCCGGCGTGCGCCCGTCGCCGGCTCGTCGGATCCCCCGGTGACCGTGCACGCCGCCGACAGCAGGCTCGCCAGTGCCAGCAGGGCCACCGCGAACCGCATCCCCCAGGTCATCCGCACGTCTCTGCGACGGCGTCGAGCAGCCGGAGGTTCCCGTGCGACTTTCGTCGGGTCCGGAGCAGACCTCGGCCCGATGTCGCGTGCGGCCGAGGCGGGCAGGCTGGGGCGATGGAGCAGATCGAGGAGATCCTGGGCGAGACCCGGTTGCGGGGCCGGCCGACGGTGGTGGGCGTCCGCAGCGGCGGCACGACCCGGCTGTGGAGCCACGGGGAGCTGCCGGACGGGGAGTCGTCGATCTTCGAGATCGGCTCGGTCACCAAGGTGGTGACCTCGCTGCTGCTGGCCGACCTGGTCCGCACCGGCGAGGTCGGGTACGACGACCCGGTCGCCGCGCACCTGCCCGTCGCCCCACCGGTCGTGGGCCGGCCGATCACGCTGGTCGACCTGGCCACCCACCACTCCGGCCTGCCGCGGCTGCCGGCCGGGATGCTGCTCGCGGGCCTGACGCGCGACCGCGGCAACCCCTACGCCCGGCTCGACGACGAGCGGATGGAGCAGGCGATCCGGGAGACCCGGCCGAAGCGGCCGCCGGGCGAGCGGTTCGCGTACTCCAACTACGGAGCCGGGCTGCTCGGCTACGCGCTCGCCCACGCCGCCGGGACGTCGTACGACGCCCTGGTCGCCGACCGCGTGGCCGGCCCGCTGGGCCTGGCGGACACCGGTGTCGCGACCCCGGCCGGACACCGCCTCGTCGAGGGGCGCAGCCGGTGGGGCAGGCGGGCCCAGCGCTGGGACCTGGCCTCGCTGGCCGGCGCGGGCGGGCTGGTCTCGACCGCGGCCGACCTGCTCGCCCTGCTCGCGCTGTGGGCACCGGATGCGACCGGCTCGCTCGCGGAGGCGGCTGCGGAGACCGCCGTACCGCGGCACCGGGCGAACGCCGTGATGGGCGTGGGCCTGGCCTGGCTGCGGATCGCGGGCGGCGAGGGGCCGGCGCGGTTCCGCTTCGCCCACGACGTGCTGTGGCACGACGGCGGCACCGGCGGGCACCGCAGCTTCGTGGCGGTGCTGCCCGAGACCGGCGACGCCGTCGTCGTGCTCTCGGCTCGGGCCCGCAGCGTCGACGGGCTCGGGCTCAGCCTGGTGCGGGCACTTCGCTGACGTCGTAGGTCAGGTGCACGGCCGCGCGGGAGACCCGGACGTCCCGCTGGACGAGCCGGTGCCGGGAGCCGGTGAAGAGCGGCGTGCCGCTGCCGAGCGCCTCGGGGGCGACGTGCAGCTGCAGTACGTCGAGCAGCCCGGCGGCCAGGCAGGAGCCGACCGTCGTGCCGCCGCCCATCACGTAGACGTCCGCGTCGCCCGCGGCCTCCCGGGCGGCGGCGACGGCAGCAGCCGGGCCGGAGGTGACGAAGGAGAAGTCGTGGGTCGCGGCGAGCCGCACCTCCTCGGGGAGGCTGCTCGTGACCACGACGAAGGGCGGTCGGGCGTCCTCGCGGGCGCCGTACCCGAGCCCGTCCTGCCAGCCGTGCGGCCCGTCGACGACGTCGAAGGTGCCCCGGCCCATCACCACCGCCCCGGCCCCGGCGACCGACGCGAGCACGGCGGCGTCGACCGGGTCGTCGCTGACCAGGGCCCAGGCGTGCAGGGCCTCCACGCCGTCGCCCGCTCCGTCGACGAACCCGTCCAGCGAGACCGTGATGTCCCCGATGATCCTGCTCATGACCGGACCGACCCGGACCGGCCTCCGAACTCATCGGAGCAAGATCGGTCGGGCGCCGACCGGTCGATCGGCGCGAGACTGGAGCCATGACCGAGACGGGTGCCGGGCGGGACCGGCTGCGGGAGCTGCTCGACGCGGTCCTCGACGAGGACCATCGCACGCTGGAGGAGATGGCGGGCGGGGCGTACGCGTCGCCGTACCACTTCAGCCGCCAGCTCAGCCGGGGCGCCGGTGAGCCGCCGGTGGCGATGCGACGTCGGGTGATGCTGGAACGGGCCGCCTGGCAGCTGCGGCAGGGCAGCTCGGTCACCGACGCAGCCTTCGCCGCGGGCTACGAGAGCGTCGAGGGGTTCAGCCGCGCGTTCCAGCGGGCGTACGGCGAGCCGCCCGGGTCCGTCCCGCGGGACGCCGGACCGCACTGGCTGCCGGCCCCGAACGGCATCCACTTCCATCCGCCCACCTCGCTCTGGGTCGAGGGGACGGCCCGCCCGGCGGCCGGTGAGGTGAGCGCGCTGCTGGTCGAGCACGACCTCGACGACACCCGCGAGCTGCTGGAGCTGGCCAAGGGTCTCGACGAGCACGCCTACCGCGACGCCCGGCTGCCCGGCCACGCCCCACTCGGTTTCGACGGCCCCGACGAGTCGCTCGCCCAGCTGCTCGGCCACCTGGTCGGCACCAAGGAGCTCTGGCTCGCCTCGATCGAGGGGCGCGACGTCCCGCCGCCGGGTGCCGACGACGTGCCGGCCCTGCTGGAGCGGCACGACGCCGTGGCGCCGCGCTGGCTGGCGATGGTCCGGGACGTGGACCGCCGCCGAGCCTGGGGCGACCGACTCGTCGACGCGCTGTGCGAGCCGCCCGAGAGCTTCGTGCTCGCCAGCGTGCTCGCGCA encodes the following:
- the miaA gene encoding tRNA (adenosine(37)-N6)-dimethylallyltransferase MiaA yields the protein MPSAVPSPIVAVVGATASGKTALSLDLAERLGGEVVNTDAMQVYRGMDIGTAKLPPAERRGIPHHLLDTHSIRDPATVAAYQEWARAAVVELRGRGATPVLVGGSALYTRAILDRFEFPGTDETVRARLEAELAELGSGALHARLREADPEAAERILVENGRRIVRALEVIELTGRPYSASLPVLEYDDPRTVQVGVDIDRPTLDARIEQRVEAMFAGGFVAEVERLLDEGLAEGRTASRAIGYREVVALLRGELTEAEARARTAAATRRFARRQDGWFRKDPRIVWVSFDDPDRVEKALAAVAAL
- a CDS encoding serine hydrolase domain-containing protein, producing MEQIEEILGETRLRGRPTVVGVRSGGTTRLWSHGELPDGESSIFEIGSVTKVVTSLLLADLVRTGEVGYDDPVAAHLPVAPPVVGRPITLVDLATHHSGLPRLPAGMLLAGLTRDRGNPYARLDDERMEQAIRETRPKRPPGERFAYSNYGAGLLGYALAHAAGTSYDALVADRVAGPLGLADTGVATPAGHRLVEGRSRWGRRAQRWDLASLAGAGGLVSTAADLLALLALWAPDATGSLAEAAAETAVPRHRANAVMGVGLAWLRIAGGEGPARFRFAHDVLWHDGGTGGHRSFVAVLPETGDAVVVLSARARSVDGLGLSLVRALR
- a CDS encoding dihydrofolate reductase family protein, which gives rise to MSRIIGDITVSLDGFVDGAGDGVEALHAWALVSDDPVDAAVLASVAGAGAVVMGRGTFDVVDGPHGWQDGLGYGAREDARPPFVVVTSSLPEEVRLAATHDFSFVTSGPAAAVAAAREAAGDADVYVMGGGTTVGSCLAAGLLDVLQLHVAPEALGSGTPLFTGSRHRLVQRDVRVSRAAVHLTYDVSEVPAPG
- a CDS encoding helix-turn-helix domain-containing protein, with translation MTETGAGRDRLRELLDAVLDEDHRTLEEMAGGAYASPYHFSRQLSRGAGEPPVAMRRRVMLERAAWQLRQGSSVTDAAFAAGYESVEGFSRAFQRAYGEPPGSVPRDAGPHWLPAPNGIHFHPPTSLWVEGTARPAAGEVSALLVEHDLDDTRELLELAKGLDEHAYRDARLPGHAPLGFDGPDESLAQLLGHLVGTKELWLASIEGRDVPPPGADDVPALLERHDAVAPRWLAMVRDVDRRRAWGDRLVDALCEPPESFVLASVLAHVLTYSAHRRLLARHLLGAAAAWPEGDPITWLQRRTGGQP